Proteins encoded within one genomic window of Candidatus Palauibacter scopulicola:
- the rsgA gene encoding ribosome small subunit-dependent GTPase A, with amino-acid sequence MTPGGPSAAVGRVLRIAGGVYHVDDSTTVVQASLRGRLKRTDSRIVSVGDLVELERVGDEMRIVRLRARSGALSRHGVSKRREQVIVANVDQVAVVVSVTAPDPDFLMVDRLLALAALSGIDAFLIVNKTDLAEPASGDGLGQYAALGVATLRTSAESRAGLTALAGRLASRITVLSGQSGVGKSSLLNALVPELDLRVGEISERRGRGRHTTVASALYRYPGGGYVADTPGLQYLALWGLDPAELPGGFVEIAQAGEGCRFADCRHRVEPDCAVRAAVEDGTIRRRRLESYLRLLDEAEKGR; translated from the coding sequence GTGACACCCGGTGGCCCCTCCGCTGCCGTCGGCCGCGTGCTGCGGATCGCGGGCGGGGTCTATCACGTGGACGATTCCACAACGGTGGTCCAGGCATCGCTTCGCGGGCGCCTGAAACGGACGGATTCGCGCATCGTTTCGGTCGGTGACCTCGTCGAACTGGAACGCGTCGGCGACGAGATGCGGATCGTTCGGCTCCGCGCGCGAAGCGGCGCGCTCTCCCGGCACGGCGTCTCCAAACGGCGCGAGCAGGTGATCGTCGCGAACGTGGATCAGGTCGCCGTCGTCGTTTCGGTGACGGCGCCCGATCCCGATTTCCTCATGGTGGACCGACTGCTCGCGCTTGCGGCGCTGAGCGGCATCGACGCCTTCCTCATCGTGAACAAGACGGACCTCGCGGAGCCCGCGTCCGGAGACGGCCTCGGGCAGTACGCGGCGCTCGGCGTGGCGACGCTGCGGACGAGCGCCGAATCGAGGGCCGGACTGACGGCGCTTGCCGGACGCCTCGCGAGCCGGATCACCGTGCTCAGCGGGCAGTCGGGCGTGGGGAAGTCGAGCCTGTTGAACGCGCTCGTCCCCGAACTCGACCTCCGCGTCGGCGAGATCAGCGAGCGGCGGGGACGAGGACGGCACACGACGGTGGCTTCGGCGCTCTATCGATATCCTGGCGGCGGCTACGTGGCGGACACGCCCGGCCTTCAGTACCTGGCGCTGTGGGGGCTGGATCCGGCGGAGCTTCCGGGGGGCTTCGTCGAGATCGCGCAAGCGGGGGAGGGCTGCCGGTTCGCGGACTGCCGACACCGGGTGGAGCCGGATTGCGCGGTGCGCGCGGCCGTGGAGGATGGGACGATCCGGCGCCGGCGGCTGGAGAGCTACCTGCGGCTCCTCGACGAAGCGGAGAAGGGTCGGTGA
- a CDS encoding dipeptidase yields MFDFAAHVDRELARFHDELKAFLRIPSISTDPEHAGDVRACADWVAEHLLAAGMDEAEVIETGGHPIVVGERIHAEGAPTVLVYGHYDVQPSEPDELWTSPPFEPAVRDGRLYARGSIDDKGQVHMHIKALETRLASGAEVPVNLKLVIEGEEEVGSRHLAAFLHEHAERLACDAILVSDTGMFSPELPCITTGLRGIVYTEINVHGPRSDLHSGTYGGAVVNPANALAAILAGLRDEYGRATVPGYYDAVRPISPRERADLERLPMDEETLRAGVGAPALGGEAGFSALERLWYRPTLDVNGLLSGFTGEGSKTVLPSHAMAKVSMRLVPDQDPAQVVDAFEARVRELAPEGVTIEIKRSHGGAPWVADTGHPVFDAASAALESGFGAPPAYIREGGSIPIVQEFEETFGAPALLIGFGLPGSNMHAPDEWIDLGVYRKGIAALADLYGRLADPLA; encoded by the coding sequence ATGTTCGATTTCGCCGCCCACGTCGACCGCGAACTCGCGAGGTTCCACGACGAACTCAAGGCCTTTCTCCGCATCCCCAGCATCAGCACCGATCCCGAGCATGCGGGCGACGTCCGCGCCTGCGCCGACTGGGTCGCCGAGCATCTCCTCGCGGCGGGGATGGACGAGGCCGAGGTCATCGAAACCGGCGGGCACCCCATCGTCGTGGGTGAACGGATCCACGCGGAGGGGGCCCCCACCGTGCTCGTATACGGACACTACGATGTGCAGCCCTCGGAGCCGGACGAGTTGTGGACGAGCCCGCCCTTCGAACCGGCGGTCCGCGACGGCCGCCTGTACGCCCGCGGCTCGATCGACGACAAGGGGCAGGTCCACATGCACATCAAGGCGCTCGAAACGCGCCTCGCGTCCGGGGCGGAGGTCCCCGTCAACCTCAAGCTCGTGATCGAGGGCGAAGAGGAGGTGGGAAGCCGCCACCTCGCCGCGTTCCTCCACGAGCACGCCGAGCGGCTCGCCTGCGACGCAATCCTCGTCAGCGACACCGGGATGTTCTCCCCCGAGTTGCCGTGCATCACGACCGGGCTGCGGGGCATCGTCTACACCGAGATCAACGTCCACGGCCCCCGGTCCGACCTCCACTCCGGCACCTACGGCGGCGCGGTCGTGAACCCCGCCAACGCCCTCGCCGCCATCCTCGCCGGCCTCCGCGACGAGTACGGCCGGGCCACCGTGCCCGGGTATTACGATGCGGTCCGACCCATCAGCCCCCGCGAACGCGCCGATCTCGAACGCCTCCCCATGGATGAAGAGACGCTCCGGGCGGGCGTCGGAGCGCCGGCCCTGGGCGGGGAAGCCGGGTTCTCGGCGCTGGAGCGGCTGTGGTATCGCCCCACGCTCGACGTGAACGGGCTCCTGAGCGGCTTCACCGGCGAAGGCTCGAAGACCGTTCTCCCCTCGCACGCGATGGCGAAGGTGTCGATGCGGCTGGTTCCGGATCAGGATCCGGCGCAGGTGGTCGACGCGTTCGAGGCCCGCGTCCGCGAACTCGCGCCGGAGGGTGTGACGATCGAGATCAAGCGCTCGCATGGCGGCGCCCCGTGGGTGGCCGACACCGGACATCCCGTCTTCGACGCCGCCTCCGCCGCGCTGGAGTCGGGGTTCGGCGCCCCGCCCGCGTACATCCGCGAGGGCGGTTCGATCCCCATCGTGCAGGAATTCGAGGAGACGTTCGGCGCACCCGCGCTCCTCATCGGCTTCGGGCTTCCCGGCAGCAACATGCACGCGCCGGACGAGTGGATCGATCTCGGCGTCTACCGAAAGGGGATCGCGGCCCTCGCCGACCTCTACGGCCGCCTCGCCGACCCGTTGGCCTAG
- a CDS encoding cysteine desulfurase: MTDTKRATGVLASDGPPGAADRRDAGGASENGAWDLAEIRAQFPILSREVNGHPLAYLDNAASSQQPLRVLDRVERYLRQQHANVHRGVHQLSAEATEAYEGARRSVAAHAGTTDPAEIVFTRGTTEAVNLVASSWGDAFIGAGDEIVLTKMEHHSNLVPWQLLAGRTGCVLRFVDVTAGGRLDLDDFDRLLGERTRLVACTHVSNSLGTVNPVREIVDRAHAAGALTLIDGAQAAPHMLTDVAKTGCDFYAFSSHKMCGPTGVGALWARRELLEEMPPYQGGGEMISDVRLEGSSWAKVPHKFEAGTPNISGVVGFGEAARFLADLGSEAIASHEDTLKRAALERLDEIEGLRLYGPREERTAVFSFTYGDIHPHDLSTILDQRGIAIRAGHHCNQPLMDHYGLSATARASFYFYNSPREIDALCDGLALAAEVFGGLA, encoded by the coding sequence ATGACGGATACGAAGCGCGCGACGGGCGTGCTTGCGTCCGACGGCCCCCCGGGGGCGGCCGATCGCCGCGATGCCGGTGGGGCTTCGGAGAATGGCGCCTGGGATCTCGCGGAGATCCGGGCCCAGTTCCCCATTCTCTCGCGGGAAGTCAACGGCCACCCTTTGGCCTATCTGGACAACGCGGCGAGCTCGCAGCAGCCGCTCCGCGTGCTGGACCGGGTCGAACGCTATCTGCGCCAGCAGCACGCGAACGTGCACCGCGGGGTGCACCAGCTCAGCGCGGAGGCGACGGAGGCCTACGAGGGCGCGCGCCGTTCGGTGGCGGCGCACGCGGGCACGACGGACCCGGCGGAGATCGTCTTCACGCGCGGCACGACGGAGGCGGTGAACCTCGTCGCGTCGAGTTGGGGGGACGCGTTCATCGGCGCGGGCGACGAGATCGTGCTCACGAAGATGGAGCACCACTCGAACCTCGTGCCGTGGCAACTTCTCGCGGGCCGTACGGGGTGCGTTCTCCGCTTCGTCGACGTCACGGCCGGGGGCAGGCTCGATCTGGACGACTTCGACCGGCTCCTCGGGGAGCGGACCCGGCTCGTCGCCTGTACGCACGTCTCCAACAGCCTGGGGACCGTCAATCCGGTCCGGGAGATCGTGGACCGGGCCCACGCGGCCGGGGCGTTGACGCTCATCGACGGCGCGCAGGCCGCGCCCCACATGCTGACCGACGTCGCGAAGACCGGGTGCGACTTCTACGCGTTCAGCAGCCACAAGATGTGCGGCCCCACCGGCGTCGGGGCGCTGTGGGCCAGGCGCGAGCTGCTGGAGGAGATGCCTCCGTACCAGGGCGGGGGCGAGATGATCTCGGATGTACGGCTCGAGGGATCTTCCTGGGCGAAGGTGCCGCACAAGTTCGAGGCCGGAACGCCCAACATCTCGGGCGTCGTGGGCTTCGGCGAAGCCGCCCGCTTCCTCGCGGACCTCGGGTCGGAGGCGATCGCGTCGCACGAGGACACCCTGAAGCGAGCCGCGCTCGAGCGGCTCGACGAGATCGAAGGGCTTCGCCTGTACGGCCCCCGCGAGGAGCGGACGGCGGTCTTCTCCTTCACGTACGGCGACATCCATCCGCACGACCTCTCGACGATCCTCGACCAGCGCGGCATCGCGATCCGGGCGGGGCACCACTGCAACCAGCCGCTGATGGACCACTACGGGCTCAGCGCCACGGCCCGGGCCAGTTTCTACTTCTACAACTCGCCGCGGGAAATCGACGCGCTGTGCGACGGCCTCGCCCTGGCAGCCGAAGTCTTCGGCGGACTGGCGTGA
- a CDS encoding DPP IV N-terminal domain-containing protein → MNSATRAGSRLFLPLAAAVLLAAPLAAQETGDGPANYRLAARFAPYKIQDLVYSTSVDPQWIEGSESFWYEWETSDGSFYYIVDPVAGTKRQIFDNHRIAAELTRITRDPWDGQHLPIRAIKFIDANTLQFEVESSQDEEEDETESGMEELDEEEEEGERQRRRARKKVFHFEYDVNTRVLRELEDWEAPDNHPSWASVSPDGQTVIFARHYNLHMMSGDDYQRFLEARRGKSGDEADEAEEGIEVEETQLTTDGVEHYSYAVFERGDTDIEREESADERKRVSVSWSHDSRRFSLIRRDRREVGNLWVIHMVGNKRPELESYKYDMPGEETVSQPELLIYDLQDRSMVEVAMPEAWKDHRLFTTSARQFRYPDSEEPFRSLWLSPTSDELHFVRQSRNQHRVDVLVADAATGAARVLFEERLNTYVEFQRLELLESGDMLWWSERDGWAHLYRFGPDGTLRNRLTEGPWSVRQVVGIDEAAGVVYFQANAREEGEDPYYQHLYRVNLDGSGLTLLNPGDFDHRAEMGESNRFFVSNYSRVNTTPASALHAANGRRIMDLETADFSKLEEAGYGFPEPYTVKADDGVTDLYGVIYKPFDFDPEKTYPIVAYVYPGPQTEAVAKAFSTARYETALAQFGMIVITVGNRGGHPARSKWYHNYGYGNLRDYGLADKKTAIEQLADRHDFIDIDRVGIYGHSGGGFMSTAAMLVYPDFFKVAVSSSGNHNNDVYNQNWSEKHHGVREVVDDSGNVTFEYEIERNSDLAANLKGHLLLTTGDIDNNVHHAGTHRMAEALIRANKRFDYFVFPGQRHGYGDMSDYWFWLRAEYFVKHLLGDTRWSVDMTQLNVEREQTGGR, encoded by the coding sequence ATGAACTCCGCAACCCGTGCCGGTTCACGCCTTTTCCTCCCGCTGGCGGCCGCAGTGCTGCTCGCCGCGCCGCTCGCCGCCCAGGAAACGGGCGACGGCCCGGCGAACTACCGCCTCGCGGCGCGCTTCGCGCCGTACAAGATCCAGGACCTCGTCTACTCGACCTCGGTCGATCCGCAGTGGATCGAGGGCTCCGAGTCGTTCTGGTACGAATGGGAGACCTCGGACGGCTCCTTCTACTACATCGTGGACCCGGTGGCGGGGACGAAGCGGCAGATCTTCGACAACCACCGGATCGCGGCCGAGCTGACCCGCATCACGCGCGATCCGTGGGACGGCCAGCACCTCCCGATCCGCGCGATCAAGTTCATCGACGCGAACACGCTCCAGTTCGAGGTCGAGTCCTCGCAGGACGAGGAGGAGGACGAGACCGAGTCCGGGATGGAGGAACTGGACGAGGAGGAGGAAGAAGGAGAACGGCAGCGCCGGCGAGCCAGGAAGAAGGTGTTCCACTTCGAGTACGACGTGAACACGCGGGTGCTGCGCGAACTCGAGGACTGGGAAGCGCCCGACAACCACCCGTCCTGGGCCAGCGTGTCGCCGGACGGACAGACGGTGATCTTCGCGCGTCACTACAACCTCCACATGATGAGCGGGGACGACTACCAGCGATTCCTCGAGGCGCGGCGCGGGAAGAGCGGTGACGAGGCGGACGAAGCGGAGGAGGGGATCGAGGTCGAGGAGACGCAGCTCACGACGGACGGAGTGGAGCACTACAGCTACGCGGTGTTCGAGCGGGGGGACACGGACATCGAGCGTGAGGAGAGCGCGGACGAGCGGAAGCGGGTGTCGGTCTCGTGGTCCCATGACTCCCGCCGCTTCTCGCTGATCCGCCGCGACCGGCGCGAGGTGGGGAACCTCTGGGTCATCCACATGGTCGGCAACAAGCGGCCCGAGCTCGAGTCCTACAAGTACGACATGCCGGGCGAGGAGACGGTGAGCCAGCCCGAGCTTCTCATCTACGACCTCCAAGACCGGAGCATGGTCGAGGTCGCGATGCCGGAGGCATGGAAGGACCACCGCCTCTTCACGACGTCCGCGCGCCAGTTCCGCTATCCGGACAGCGAGGAACCGTTCCGCTCGCTCTGGCTCTCTCCGACATCGGACGAGCTCCATTTCGTGAGGCAGAGCCGCAATCAGCACCGCGTCGACGTGCTGGTGGCGGACGCGGCGACCGGCGCCGCGCGCGTGCTGTTCGAGGAGCGGCTCAACACCTACGTGGAGTTCCAGCGGCTCGAACTTCTCGAGTCGGGCGACATGCTGTGGTGGTCGGAGCGGGACGGCTGGGCCCACCTCTACCGGTTCGGGCCGGACGGAACGCTGCGCAACCGCCTCACCGAGGGTCCGTGGTCGGTGCGCCAGGTGGTCGGGATCGATGAGGCGGCCGGTGTGGTCTACTTCCAGGCCAATGCGCGCGAGGAGGGCGAGGATCCCTACTACCAGCACCTGTACCGGGTGAACCTCGACGGCTCCGGGCTCACGCTCCTCAACCCCGGGGATTTCGACCACCGGGCCGAGATGGGGGAGTCGAACCGCTTCTTCGTCAGCAACTATTCGCGCGTCAACACCACGCCGGCTTCCGCGCTCCACGCCGCCAACGGCCGCCGGATCATGGACCTCGAGACCGCCGACTTCTCGAAGCTGGAGGAGGCGGGGTACGGATTCCCCGAGCCCTACACGGTGAAGGCGGACGACGGGGTGACCGACCTGTACGGCGTGATCTACAAGCCGTTCGACTTCGATCCGGAGAAGACGTACCCGATCGTCGCCTACGTGTACCCCGGGCCGCAGACGGAGGCCGTGGCGAAGGCGTTCTCGACGGCGCGCTACGAGACGGCGTTGGCCCAGTTCGGGATGATCGTGATCACGGTGGGGAACCGCGGCGGCCACCCGGCGCGCTCGAAGTGGTATCACAACTACGGGTACGGGAACCTCCGCGACTACGGGCTGGCGGACAAGAAGACCGCGATCGAGCAACTCGCGGACCGGCACGACTTCATCGACATCGACCGCGTGGGCATCTACGGGCACTCCGGGGGCGGGTTCATGTCGACGGCGGCGATGCTCGTCTACCCGGATTTCTTCAAGGTCGCGGTCTCATCCTCCGGGAACCACAACAACGACGTCTACAACCAGAACTGGTCCGAGAAGCACCACGGCGTGCGTGAGGTCGTGGACGACAGCGGGAACGTGACGTTCGAGTACGAGATCGAGCGCAACTCGGACCTCGCCGCGAACCTGAAGGGGCACCTGCTGCTCACGACGGGGGACATCGACAACAACGTCCACCACGCCGGCACGCACCGCATGGCGGAGGCGCTGATCCGGGCCAACAAGCGCTTCGACTACTTCGTCTTCCCCGGCCAGCGGCACGGCTACGGGGACATGAGCGACTACTGGTTCTGGCTGCGCGCGGAGTACTTCGTGAAGCACCTCCTGGGCGATACGCGCTGGAGCGTCGACATGACGCAGTTGAACGTCGAACGGGAGCAGACGGGCGGCCGCTGA
- the sufU gene encoding Fe-S cluster assembly sulfur transfer protein SufU produces MIEPRSGASGTIDREIPSSLNQLYQEVILDHYRKPRNKGHLEGATHAITMNNPLCGDVIELMLRVEGGSIAEARFLGRGCSISLASASMLTGRVKGKSLDQALELAGKFTHLLHGNEALLSDDDLGDLRTLAGVSKFPVRIKCALLAWNCLEELGDGTDEDRGPA; encoded by the coding sequence ATGATCGAACCCCGTTCGGGAGCGTCCGGGACCATCGACCGGGAAATCCCCTCGTCGCTCAATCAGCTGTACCAGGAAGTCATCCTCGACCACTACCGGAAACCCCGGAACAAGGGACATCTGGAGGGGGCCACGCACGCGATCACGATGAACAACCCGCTCTGCGGCGACGTGATCGAACTCATGTTGCGCGTGGAGGGAGGGAGCATCGCGGAGGCGCGCTTCCTGGGCCGCGGGTGCTCGATCAGCCTCGCGTCGGCGTCGATGCTCACGGGACGCGTGAAGGGGAAGTCGCTCGACCAGGCGCTGGAACTCGCCGGGAAGTTCACTCATCTCCTGCACGGAAACGAGGCGCTGCTGTCGGACGACGACCTCGGCGATCTGCGCACGCTGGCGGGGGTTTCGAAGTTTCCGGTTCGCATCAAGTGCGCGCTGCTGGCGTGGAACTGTCTCGAGGAGCTGGGGGACGGGACGGACGAGGACCGCGGCCCGGCGTGA
- a CDS encoding diaminopropionate ammonia-lyase has protein sequence MALRLSLRSPQLRRGASEGILDPSETAAAREVIRNWHGYDATPMVTLPGLAALLGVESVRVKDESPRFGLGSFKALGGAFAVLRALQDEIERRSGARPTAAELRAGHPLAAEITVTTASAGNHGRSVAWGSAEFGCRCVIFLPDDAIPARAHAIEGHGATVVRVPGEYDGVVGHTDREAARNGWVVVSDTAYEGYEETPRRIMAGYTLLAAEMLDDLAAAGSAPLTHLFVQAGVGGLATGVCGHFAQRCGEERPRFIAVEPWRADCFGRSLRLGRASIAEPPFRTAMGGLAAGVASTIAWDYLAPLLDAAVALPEPVWATGAEALASGRLGARIIAGPSGAAGAGALLALARLPALRRLLGLDASSRVGAIVTEQRFD, from the coding sequence ATGGCGCTCCGCCTTTCCCTCCGCTCACCGCAACTGCGGCGCGGGGCGTCGGAAGGGATCCTCGACCCGTCCGAGACCGCGGCCGCTCGGGAGGTGATTCGCAACTGGCATGGGTACGACGCGACGCCGATGGTAACACTGCCGGGGCTCGCCGCGTTGCTGGGGGTGGAGTCGGTCCGGGTCAAGGATGAATCGCCGCGCTTCGGGCTCGGCTCGTTCAAGGCGCTCGGCGGGGCGTTCGCGGTCCTGCGCGCGCTTCAGGACGAGATCGAGCGCCGGAGCGGAGCCCGGCCTACGGCGGCGGAGTTGCGGGCAGGGCATCCGCTGGCGGCGGAGATCACGGTCACGACCGCCTCCGCGGGGAACCACGGCCGATCCGTCGCATGGGGAAGCGCCGAGTTCGGCTGCCGCTGCGTGATCTTCCTTCCTGACGACGCGATCCCCGCTCGGGCCCACGCGATCGAGGGACACGGAGCGACGGTGGTCCGCGTACCCGGCGAGTACGACGGCGTGGTCGGGCACACCGACCGGGAGGCCGCGCGGAACGGCTGGGTCGTCGTCTCCGACACGGCGTACGAAGGCTACGAGGAGACGCCCCGGCGCATCATGGCGGGCTACACGCTCCTCGCCGCGGAGATGCTGGACGACCTTGCCGCGGCAGGCTCGGCGCCGCTCACGCACCTCTTCGTGCAGGCGGGCGTCGGCGGCCTCGCGACCGGCGTGTGCGGCCACTTCGCGCAGAGGTGCGGCGAGGAGCGGCCGCGCTTCATCGCCGTCGAGCCGTGGCGGGCCGACTGCTTCGGCCGGAGCCTGCGGCTCGGTCGGGCGAGCATCGCGGAACCGCCGTTCCGCACCGCGATGGGCGGTCTCGCCGCCGGCGTCGCGTCGACGATCGCCTGGGACTACCTGGCGCCACTGCTCGACGCGGCGGTCGCGCTCCCCGAGCCCGTATGGGCCACCGGCGCCGAGGCGCTCGCGTCCGGTCGGCTGGGCGCCCGCATCATCGCGGGCCCGTCCGGCGCCGCCGGCGCAGGAGCGCTCCTTGCCCTGGCCCGCCTCCCCGCCCTGCGCCGGCTCCTCGGCCTCGACGCTTCCTCGCGGGTCGGCGCGATCGTCACCGAACAGCGTTTCGACTGA
- a CDS encoding VOC family protein produces MDLGLFSISLTIKDLAASKAFYEKLGFVQTGGDAEANYLIMKNGETVIGLFHGMFEKNILTFNPGLTLEGKPMESWTDVRELERTLRERGVEITHGTEEAGDSGPAHVVLEDPDGNPILIDQFF; encoded by the coding sequence TTGGACCTCGGGCTGTTCTCGATCAGTCTCACGATAAAGGACCTCGCCGCCTCGAAGGCGTTCTACGAGAAGCTCGGTTTCGTACAGACGGGCGGTGACGCCGAGGCAAACTACCTGATCATGAAGAACGGCGAGACGGTGATCGGCCTCTTCCACGGCATGTTCGAGAAGAACATCCTCACCTTCAATCCGGGGCTCACGCTCGAGGGCAAACCCATGGAGTCGTGGACGGACGTCCGGGAGCTCGAACGGACGCTGCGCGAACGTGGCGTGGAGATCACGCATGGCACGGAGGAGGCGGGCGATTCCGGGCCCGCACACGTCGTCCTCGAGGACCCCGACGGCAACCCGATCCTCATCGACCAGTTCTTCTAA
- a CDS encoding CoA pyrophosphatase — protein sequence MSEGWSPGRVARRLAAAGHTAVDAGAAERHAAVTLVVRPRGHDLEVLFVRRAEVPGDPWSGHMALPGGHRDAADPDLLETARRELREEVGLDLPRGGFLGRLDDLHPVTRRIPSILISPFVAWHGEDVRISTNAEVQYHVWAPLGALRDPSLRSEIRYPDGGREHAWPSILYEGDAIWGLTHRVVMNFLDIITERTSE from the coding sequence GTGAGCGAAGGCTGGAGCCCGGGGCGGGTCGCGCGTCGGCTGGCGGCGGCGGGCCACACCGCCGTCGACGCCGGGGCGGCGGAGCGTCACGCGGCCGTGACCCTCGTGGTTCGTCCGCGGGGCCACGATCTGGAGGTGCTCTTCGTCCGGCGGGCGGAGGTGCCCGGCGATCCATGGTCCGGCCACATGGCGCTTCCCGGCGGACACCGGGATGCGGCGGACCCGGATCTCCTGGAGACGGCGCGCCGCGAGTTGCGCGAGGAGGTCGGGCTCGATCTGCCGCGCGGCGGGTTCCTCGGGCGGCTCGACGACCTGCACCCGGTGACGCGCCGGATCCCGTCGATCCTCATCTCCCCCTTCGTCGCCTGGCACGGGGAGGACGTCCGCATCTCCACCAATGCCGAGGTGCAGTATCACGTGTGGGCCCCGCTCGGCGCGCTGCGCGACCCGTCTCTGCGCTCCGAGATCCGCTACCCGGATGGTGGCCGGGAACACGCGTGGCCTTCCATTTTGTACGAGGGCGACGCCATTTGGGGGCTGACGCACCGCGTCGTCATGAACTTCCTCGACATCATCACGGAGAGAACCAGCGAATGA
- a CDS encoding OsmC family protein — protein MAGTFGGALEARGVKADEGRLVANVEGEVETDDGVLVIRRIRARYRLQADEAHADAIRRAFEAHPPKCPVYRTLSGCIEITTELDIVPVA, from the coding sequence CTGGCCGGAACCTTCGGGGGCGCGCTGGAAGCGCGTGGCGTAAAGGCCGATGAGGGACGGTTGGTGGCGAACGTGGAGGGCGAGGTCGAGACGGACGACGGCGTGCTCGTGATCCGGCGGATCCGGGCTCGATATCGTCTTCAGGCGGACGAGGCGCATGCCGACGCCATCCGGCGCGCCTTCGAGGCCCACCCGCCGAAGTGTCCGGTCTACCGAACGCTCTCCGGCTGCATCGAGATCACGACGGAACTCGACATCGTACCCGTCGCCTAG